The following proteins are encoded in a genomic region of Gemmatimonadota bacterium:
- a CDS encoding bifunctional 3,4-dihydroxy-2-butanone-4-phosphate synthase/GTP cyclohydrolase II: MPLGTIEQALDDLRAGKFLVVADDEDRENEGDLIVAAEFITPEKVNFLMQAKGMICLALSQEKVRQLDLPMMGAENTDALRTAYTVTVDASPKFGVTTGISASDQAATIRAASSPEAVPSDLRRPGHVHPLRAREGGVLQRVGHTEAAVDFMRLAGLQSAGVICEILNDDGTTAKRPQLDVFAQKHNITFVTVAQLVAYRLRNERLVHREAEARLPTEFGEFRIIGYRNDVDDREHVALVFGEVTGAEGVLVRMHSKCLTGDVFHSQRCDCGWQLHHAMSMIAGEGRGVIVYLDQEGRGIGLINKLKAYELQDKGADTVEANERLGFAPDLRNYGIGAQVLLDLGLKSIRPITNNPKKLIGLEGYGLKVDERVPLNAPESVENAEYLETKRRKLGHLRAL, from the coding sequence ATGCCATTGGGAACGATCGAACAGGCGCTCGACGATCTGCGCGCCGGAAAATTCCTCGTCGTCGCTGATGACGAGGACCGCGAAAACGAAGGCGATCTTATCGTCGCGGCGGAATTCATTACGCCCGAGAAGGTCAACTTTCTCATGCAAGCCAAGGGGATGATCTGCCTTGCACTGAGTCAGGAGAAAGTGCGCCAGCTCGACCTGCCGATGATGGGCGCGGAGAACACCGATGCATTGCGCACGGCGTACACGGTCACGGTGGATGCATCGCCGAAATTCGGGGTCACCACGGGCATCAGCGCGTCCGATCAAGCGGCGACCATACGCGCGGCGTCGAGTCCGGAAGCGGTGCCGAGCGATCTGCGTCGTCCGGGGCACGTACACCCGCTGCGCGCACGTGAGGGCGGCGTGCTGCAGCGCGTCGGGCACACCGAAGCGGCCGTGGATTTCATGCGTCTCGCGGGGCTGCAGTCGGCCGGCGTGATCTGCGAAATCCTCAACGACGATGGCACCACCGCCAAGCGGCCGCAGCTCGATGTGTTCGCGCAGAAGCACAACATCACCTTCGTCACCGTGGCCCAGTTGGTGGCGTATCGCCTGCGGAACGAGCGCCTCGTGCACCGCGAAGCGGAAGCGCGACTCCCCACGGAGTTCGGCGAATTCCGCATCATCGGCTATCGCAACGACGTGGATGACCGCGAGCACGTGGCGCTCGTGTTTGGTGAAGTCACAGGGGCCGAGGGGGTGCTGGTGCGCATGCACTCCAAGTGTCTCACGGGCGACGTGTTCCATTCGCAGCGCTGTGACTGTGGCTGGCAGTTGCACCACGCGATGTCGATGATCGCGGGCGAGGGGCGCGGGGTGATCGTGTATCTCGATCAAGAAGGGCGCGGCATCGGCCTCATCAACAAGCTCAAGGCCTACGAGCTGCAGGACAAAGGCGCCGACACGGTGGAAGCCAACGAGCGACTCGGCTTTGCGCCGGATTTGCGCAACTATGGCATTGGGGCGCAGGTGCTGCTCGACCTCGGCCTCAAGTCCATCCGTCCCATCACCAACAATCCCAAAAAACTCATTGGGCTCGAAGGCTACGGGCTGAAGGTCGATGAGCGCGTGCCACTCAACGCGCCTGAGTCTGTGGAGAATGCCGAATATCTAGAAACCAAACGCCGGAAGCTCGGCCACCTCCGAGCGCTCTGA
- a CDS encoding riboflavin synthase: MFTGLITDTGTIDRVRTTDAGREFRIQCAYEAVRDGESIAVNGACLTVRECGAGWFTVAAVVTTLDRTTIAAWTEGKRVNLERALAVGDRLGGHLVQGHVDGVATVRVVTQRGDATLIDIEVPAELMPLTVPHGSITVDGVSLTVNAIPQERVVQLSIIEYTLRHTTLGALALGDSVHVEADVIGKFVQRLTAPHLAAAAER; this comes from the coding sequence ATGTTCACCGGCCTCATCACCGACACTGGCACCATCGACCGCGTCCGCACCACGGATGCGGGGCGGGAGTTCCGCATTCAGTGCGCGTACGAGGCTGTACGCGACGGTGAGTCGATTGCCGTGAATGGTGCGTGCCTCACGGTACGCGAGTGCGGGGCGGGGTGGTTCACGGTTGCGGCCGTGGTCACGACGCTCGACCGCACCACGATCGCGGCGTGGACCGAGGGGAAGCGCGTGAATCTCGAGCGTGCGCTCGCCGTTGGCGATCGGCTCGGCGGACATCTCGTGCAGGGACACGTGGATGGAGTGGCGACCGTTCGCGTGGTGACGCAGCGCGGCGACGCCACGCTGATTGACATTGAAGTGCCGGCAGAACTGATGCCGCTGACCGTGCCGCACGGCTCCATTACCGTGGATGGCGTGAGTCTCACCGTGAATGCGATTCCGCAGGAGCGGGTGGTGCAGCTCTCGATTATCGAGTACACACTGCGCCACACCACACTGGGCGCACTCGCGCTTGGTGATTCGGTGCACGTCGAAGCCGACGTGATCGGAAAATTCGTCCAACGACTGACGGCGCCGCATCTGGCGGCCGCCGCGGAGCGATAG
- the ribD gene encoding bifunctional diaminohydroxyphosphoribosylaminopyrimidine deaminase/5-amino-6-(5-phosphoribosylamino)uracil reductase RibD: MSPSAATPEREQRSERAWMRRALALARRGWGQTAPNPMVGAVLVNDGVVVGEGFHAKFGAPHAEAMALGAAGEHARGATAYVTLEPCAHEGKTPPCADALIAAGVSRVVVAVADPNPLARGGAERLRAAGIGVEFGLEAEEALELNAPFFFAAANPPRPWITLKLAVSVDGAIASASREPRWLTGEAARHYVHRLRAVHDAVAVGVGTALADDPKLNVRHGRRPRVAPLRVIFDRTARLPAESHLARTARRNPTLVMAELPDAGQVTALERRGVEILTSSGLEGALQALVRRGVRSMFVEGGAQLAQSLLAAGVVDRLIIFQAPVLLGPGALAAFVEAPSVDRFRVVERREFGDDLMAVYALNELPGVAAQT; encoded by the coding sequence GTGAGCCCCTCCGCGGCCACGCCGGAGCGCGAGCAGCGCAGCGAGCGCGCTTGGATGCGGCGCGCGCTCGCACTGGCGCGCCGCGGGTGGGGGCAAACGGCGCCGAACCCTATGGTCGGCGCCGTGCTCGTGAACGATGGTGTGGTGGTAGGGGAAGGATTCCACGCCAAGTTCGGCGCGCCGCACGCCGAAGCCATGGCGCTTGGCGCGGCAGGTGAGCACGCGCGCGGTGCCACGGCGTACGTCACGCTTGAGCCTTGCGCGCATGAGGGGAAAACACCCCCCTGCGCTGATGCGCTGATTGCCGCCGGTGTCTCGCGTGTGGTGGTGGCCGTTGCCGATCCCAATCCCCTGGCACGGGGAGGCGCTGAGCGACTGCGCGCCGCGGGCATCGGCGTTGAGTTTGGGCTTGAGGCCGAAGAGGCCCTCGAACTGAATGCCCCCTTCTTCTTTGCCGCGGCCAACCCGCCGCGCCCTTGGATCACCCTCAAGCTCGCCGTCTCCGTTGACGGAGCCATTGCCAGCGCTTCACGCGAACCGCGCTGGCTCACGGGAGAGGCCGCTCGGCACTACGTGCATCGTCTTCGGGCCGTGCACGACGCCGTGGCGGTGGGGGTGGGGACCGCCCTCGCTGACGATCCCAAGCTGAATGTGCGCCACGGCCGCCGGCCCAGAGTGGCGCCTCTCCGGGTGATATTCGATCGCACCGCGAGGCTGCCGGCCGAGTCACATCTCGCGCGCACTGCCCGCCGGAACCCGACGCTGGTGATGGCCGAGCTGCCGGACGCTGGCCAAGTGACGGCGTTGGAGCGCCGAGGGGTTGAAATACTGACCTCTTCGGGGCTGGAGGGGGCGCTTCAGGCCCTGGTGCGCCGAGGGGTTCGGTCGATGTTCGTGGAGGGTGGGGCCCAACTTGCCCAATCATTATTGGCCGCCGGCGTGGTCGATCGCCTGATTATCTTTCAGGCGCCGGTTTTGCTCGGTCCGGGGGCCTTGGCGGCCTTCGTCGAAGCACCATCGGTCGATCGATTCCGTGTGGTCGAACGCCGCGAGTTCGGCGACGACCTCATGGCGGTGTACGCGCTCAACGAACTGCCCGGCGTGGCAGCACAGACGTAA
- the purM gene encoding phosphoribosylformylglycinamidine cyclo-ligase, whose translation MNAKTPLDYRSAGVDIDAANDSKARIKRHVESTFTAGARGAFGGFGGLFRMPPEAKNALLVSSADGVGTKIKVAIDADRHDTVGHDLVNHCVNDILVQGAVPLFFLDYVAFGKLVPSTVEAIVAGVAAGCRENGCSLMGGETAEMPGLYTPPDYDLAGFVVGWVEEDRVLTSANVREGDVLVGLASSGLHTNGYSLARRIVAERMGLAPHDAWPGTNQSVADVLLAVHRSYLNVMKPLLGGVHAMAHITGGGLLENLDRALPPTMDAVVDLGSWEVPSLFRTLQEAGGVARDEMFRAFNMGVGLVVITDAAGADAVIAGAAAQQVQAWRLGHVAKGTGKVILSGGIA comes from the coding sequence GTGAACGCCAAGACGCCACTCGATTATCGGAGCGCCGGCGTCGACATCGACGCGGCCAACGACAGCAAGGCGCGCATCAAGCGCCATGTTGAGAGCACCTTTACGGCTGGCGCGCGCGGTGCGTTCGGCGGTTTTGGCGGACTGTTCCGCATGCCACCCGAGGCGAAAAACGCATTGCTCGTCTCGAGCGCCGACGGCGTGGGCACCAAGATCAAAGTGGCCATCGACGCGGATCGTCACGACACCGTGGGGCACGACCTTGTGAACCACTGTGTGAACGACATTTTGGTGCAGGGCGCGGTGCCGCTGTTTTTTCTTGATTACGTGGCATTCGGCAAGCTTGTGCCAAGTACTGTTGAAGCGATTGTGGCCGGCGTGGCTGCCGGGTGCCGTGAGAATGGCTGCTCGCTGATGGGTGGAGAGACGGCCGAGATGCCCGGACTCTACACGCCTCCGGATTACGATTTGGCCGGGTTTGTTGTCGGCTGGGTAGAAGAAGATCGTGTGCTCACGTCGGCGAATGTTCGCGAGGGTGACGTGCTGGTCGGTCTTGCCAGTTCGGGATTGCACACGAATGGCTATTCGCTCGCCCGGCGGATTGTGGCGGAGCGCATGGGGCTTGCACCGCACGACGCGTGGCCCGGAACGAATCAGTCGGTGGCCGACGTGCTTCTCGCGGTCCACCGTTCCTATCTCAATGTGATGAAGCCGTTGCTGGGTGGCGTGCACGCGATGGCGCACATCACGGGTGGCGGACTGCTTGAGAATCTTGATCGCGCGCTACCGCCTACGATGGACGCGGTGGTGGATCTCGGTTCGTGGGAGGTGCCGTCGTTGTTCCGCACCTTGCAGGAGGCCGGTGGCGTGGCGCGCGACGAAATGTTCCGCGCCTTCAATATGGGCGTTGGGCTCGTGGTGATTACGGATGCCGCTGGCGCTGATGCGGTGATCGCTGGCGCGGCGGCTCAGCAGGTGCAGGCGTGGCGCCTTGGACATGTGGCCAAGGGCACGGGGAAGGTCATTCTCAGCGGAGGAATAGCATGA
- a CDS encoding PfkB family carbohydrate kinase has protein sequence MSVLVVGSVALDSVETPFGKADEVLGGSATYFSASASHQTKVQLVGVVGADYPVDKLQALAERGVDLSGLEHAEGESFRWRGRYRHDLNSAETLETRLGVFSHFRPKIPAAFKSAEFVFLGNIDPRLQLEVLKQVDKPRLVACDTMNFWIESRRDDLIELLKHVDLITLNDGEARQLTERANLVQAARWILERGPKTVVIKKGEHGAFMFTSSSVFFAPAYPLESVFDPTGAGDSFAGGFIGYLARTGDLSDASLRRAVIHGSAMGSFVVEGFSITRLLEINRADIARRVAEFHELVAFDKSLDS, from the coding sequence ATGTCCGTTCTCGTCGTTGGTTCCGTCGCCCTGGACTCCGTCGAAACCCCGTTCGGCAAAGCCGACGAGGTGCTCGGTGGGAGCGCCACCTACTTTTCCGCCAGCGCTAGCCACCAGACGAAGGTGCAGCTCGTCGGCGTCGTCGGTGCCGACTACCCGGTAGACAAACTGCAGGCGCTCGCCGAGCGCGGCGTGGATTTGTCGGGGCTTGAGCACGCGGAGGGGGAGAGCTTTCGGTGGCGTGGTCGCTACCGCCACGATCTCAACTCTGCCGAAACGCTTGAGACGCGCCTGGGCGTGTTCTCGCACTTCCGGCCGAAGATTCCGGCCGCCTTCAAGAGCGCTGAGTTTGTGTTCCTCGGCAATATCGATCCGCGGCTGCAGCTCGAAGTCTTGAAGCAGGTGGACAAGCCGCGCCTCGTGGCGTGCGACACGATGAACTTCTGGATTGAATCGCGCCGCGACGATCTGATTGAGTTGCTCAAACACGTGGATCTCATCACGCTCAACGACGGTGAGGCGCGGCAACTCACGGAGCGCGCGAATCTCGTGCAGGCCGCGCGGTGGATTCTCGAACGCGGCCCCAAGACGGTGGTGATCAAGAAGGGCGAGCACGGCGCCTTTATGTTCACCTCCAGCAGCGTGTTCTTTGCGCCGGCGTATCCGTTGGAGTCGGTGTTCGATCCCACGGGTGCGGGCGATTCGTTTGCGGGTGGCTTTATTGGATACCTCGCGCGCACCGGTGATCTGTCCGACGCGAGTCTTCGTCGCGCCGTGATTCACGGTTCGGCGATGGGTTCGTTTGTGGTGGAAGGGTTCTCCATTACGCGGCTCCTCGAAATCAATCGCGCGGACATTGCGCGGCGCGTCGCCGAGTTTCATGAACTCGTGGCCTTCGACAAATCGCTCGACTCGTGA
- the argS gene encoding arginine--tRNA ligase: MNGATALRDELTRAARAIGAPDDVVVVIERPRDPSHGDWATNVAMTLAKALKQKPADIAKSLVEALNLANAGVAEVSIAGPGFINFRIASGSLASSLATILTQGAKYGHANTKQNAPVNIEFVSANPTGPLHVGHGRQAALGDAIAALLTAEGWDVTREFYYNDGGVQIQRLSESVFLRAVERELPEDAYHGTYITEMAGEYLSAKAAQWGIDVPAARARLAASWDADLDLRDDVRKFSVAYLRGEQDLDLKAFGVTFDVHYLESSLYSDGKVEETVAALNKAGHTFEQDDALFLRTTDFGDDKDRVMRKRDGTYTYFLPDVAYHVVKWQRGFQRAINVQGADHHSTVTRVRAGLQALEIGIPKGYPEYVLHQMVTVMKGGEEVKISKRAGSYVTVRDLIDEVGRDAVRYFFLMRKGDSQLVFDVDLARSQSEDNPVYYIQMAHARLSGIFRVGEIDAATVTGEGVQWDCLSEPEERELIKALLDWPRLLAGAADSLEPHRVAAYLLEITRLIHTWYHKHHVLGEPEHITKARLVLAKAARIVLQNGLAVLGLSAPERM, encoded by the coding sequence ATGAACGGCGCCACCGCTTTACGTGACGAGCTGACCCGCGCCGCGCGCGCGATCGGCGCGCCGGACGATGTCGTGGTCGTCATCGAACGTCCGCGTGATCCGTCGCACGGCGACTGGGCCACCAACGTGGCCATGACACTCGCTAAAGCGCTCAAGCAGAAACCAGCGGACATTGCGAAGTCGCTCGTTGAGGCGTTGAACCTCGCGAATGCGGGCGTGGCCGAAGTGAGCATCGCGGGTCCTGGCTTCATCAACTTCCGCATTGCCTCGGGATCGCTGGCATCGTCGCTCGCGACGATTCTCACGCAGGGCGCGAAATACGGCCACGCGAACACTAAGCAGAACGCGCCGGTCAACATTGAGTTTGTCTCGGCGAATCCCACGGGGCCGCTCCATGTTGGCCACGGTCGTCAGGCCGCGCTCGGCGACGCGATTGCGGCGTTGCTCACGGCCGAAGGATGGGACGTCACCCGCGAGTTCTATTACAACGATGGTGGCGTGCAGATTCAGCGGCTCAGCGAGAGCGTGTTTTTGCGCGCGGTGGAACGCGAGCTTCCCGAAGATGCCTATCACGGCACCTACATCACGGAGATGGCGGGGGAGTACCTCAGCGCGAAGGCCGCGCAGTGGGGCATTGATGTGCCGGCGGCGCGGGCCCGACTCGCGGCCTCGTGGGATGCCGATCTCGATCTGCGCGATGACGTTCGCAAGTTTTCTGTGGCGTATCTGCGCGGTGAGCAAGACCTCGATCTCAAAGCATTCGGCGTCACCTTTGACGTCCATTACCTCGAGTCGTCGTTGTATTCCGACGGCAAGGTCGAGGAAACCGTCGCCGCGCTCAATAAGGCGGGGCACACGTTTGAGCAGGACGACGCGCTCTTTTTGCGCACCACGGATTTTGGTGACGATAAAGACCGCGTGATGCGCAAGCGCGACGGCACCTATACGTATTTCCTGCCGGACGTCGCGTACCACGTGGTGAAGTGGCAGCGCGGCTTTCAGCGCGCCATCAATGTGCAGGGCGCCGATCATCACAGCACCGTGACGCGCGTGCGCGCCGGTTTGCAGGCGTTGGAGATCGGCATTCCCAAGGGCTATCCGGAATACGTGCTGCACCAGATGGTGACGGTGATGAAGGGCGGCGAGGAAGTGAAGATTTCCAAACGCGCCGGCAGCTATGTCACCGTTCGTGATTTGATTGACGAAGTGGGGCGCGATGCTGTGCGCTATTTCTTCCTGATGCGAAAAGGCGACAGTCAGCTCGTCTTTGATGTGGACCTCGCCCGCTCGCAGTCCGAAGACAATCCGGTGTATTACATCCAGATGGCGCACGCGCGCCTTAGCGGCATTTTCCGCGTGGGTGAAATCGACGCGGCGACTGTTACCGGTGAGGGTGTGCAGTGGGACTGTCTCTCAGAGCCGGAAGAGCGCGAGCTCATTAAGGCGCTGCTCGATTGGCCGCGCCTGTTGGCGGGTGCGGCCGACTCGCTCGAGCCGCACCGCGTGGCGGCGTATCTGCTTGAGATCACGCGGCTCATCCACACCTGGTACCATAAGCACCACGTGTTGGGCGAACCGGAGCACATCACCAAGGCGCGGCTCGTGCTGGCCAAGGCCGCGCGCATTGTGTTGCAGAATGGATTAGCGGTACTCGGCCTGTCGGCGCCGGAGCGGATGTAG
- a CDS encoding zinc ribbon domain-containing protein encodes MPTYEYRCPEGHDFDKLILKISMSQATLPCPVCGKTAERRISAGGGLLFKGSGFYITDYGKDGKKDQRTASDAASKASPSSSSSTQASSSTSTDSSASSASGPSAAPAAPASTPAPTAPKSSKPSKPSGGSE; translated from the coding sequence ATGCCAACCTACGAGTATCGCTGCCCAGAAGGCCACGATTTCGACAAACTGATCCTCAAGATCAGCATGTCGCAGGCCACGCTTCCCTGTCCGGTTTGCGGCAAAACCGCCGAGCGTCGCATTTCGGCCGGTGGCGGACTGCTGTTCAAGGGATCCGGCTTCTATATCACGGATTACGGCAAGGACGGAAAGAAGGATCAGCGCACGGCGTCTGACGCGGCATCCAAGGCATCACCGTCTTCCTCGTCGTCCACGCAAGCGTCTTCGTCGACATCAACGGATTCGAGCGCGTCGTCCGCCTCGGGTCCTTCCGCCGCACCGGCTGCGCCGGCTTCCACGCCCGCGCCCACTGCTCCAAAGTCATCAAAACCGTCAAAGCCATCCGGCGGTTCGGAATGA
- a CDS encoding methylmalonyl-CoA mutase family protein has protein sequence MSEPVVSPAGIPIAAVYHPTDAAIDLPRDLGEPGAFPFTRGVQPSMYRGRLWTMRQYAGFGTAQETNTRFKHLLAAGQTGLSVAFDLPTQMGIDSDSPRAQGEVGRVGVAIDSVDDLHTLLDGIPLEKVSTSMTINATASTLLAMYVVVAEERGISRDKLSGTIQNDILKEYVARGTYVYPPEPSLSLIAETFRFCAAEVPNWNPISISGYHIREAGATAVQELAFTFADGLAYVERAIAAGLAVDEFAPRLSFFFACHSDLFEEVAKFRAARRIWARLMRERFNASDASCKLRFHTQTGGVTLTAQQPLNNVVRVAVQTLAATLGGTQSLHTNGYDEALALPTAEAATLALRTQQIVAYESGIASTVDPLAGSYYVESLTNEVERQTLELLAKVEEQGGAAKAIESGFMQDEIGRSAYAHQLAVEAGSRVIVGVNKFADGQLPPIIPAPDYSRLEAEQIARVQGVRAGRSAESVRVALEALEYAVTRSETLLMPLIISAVRARATVGEISDTLERSWGRYRPA, from the coding sequence ATGTCCGAACCGGTCGTCTCTCCCGCGGGCATCCCGATTGCCGCGGTCTATCACCCGACGGATGCTGCCATTGACCTTCCCCGCGATCTGGGGGAGCCTGGTGCTTTTCCGTTCACGCGCGGCGTGCAGCCCTCGATGTACCGCGGGCGACTCTGGACCATGCGCCAGTACGCGGGCTTTGGGACCGCCCAGGAAACCAACACACGATTCAAACATCTGCTTGCCGCCGGCCAAACTGGGCTGAGCGTCGCCTTTGATCTTCCCACGCAAATGGGAATCGACAGCGACTCGCCGCGCGCGCAGGGTGAGGTGGGGCGCGTCGGCGTGGCCATTGATAGCGTGGACGATCTGCACACGCTCCTCGACGGCATTCCGCTCGAGAAAGTCTCCACCAGTATGACCATTAATGCCACGGCGAGCACGCTGCTGGCGATGTATGTGGTGGTCGCCGAGGAGCGGGGCATCAGCCGCGACAAACTGAGCGGCACCATTCAGAACGACATTCTCAAAGAGTACGTGGCACGCGGCACCTACGTGTATCCGCCCGAGCCGAGCCTCAGCCTCATCGCCGAAACCTTCCGATTCTGTGCGGCAGAGGTCCCCAATTGGAATCCCATCTCAATTAGCGGTTATCACATTCGTGAAGCCGGCGCGACTGCGGTGCAGGAGCTGGCCTTCACCTTTGCCGATGGCCTCGCGTATGTGGAACGGGCGATCGCGGCCGGCCTCGCCGTGGACGAGTTTGCGCCGCGGCTCTCGTTTTTCTTTGCGTGCCACAGCGATCTCTTTGAAGAAGTGGCGAAGTTCCGCGCCGCGCGCCGCATCTGGGCGCGCCTCATGCGCGAGCGATTCAACGCCAGCGACGCGAGCTGCAAACTGCGCTTTCACACGCAAACGGGTGGCGTGACGCTCACGGCGCAGCAACCGCTCAACAACGTGGTGCGCGTGGCGGTGCAAACACTCGCCGCCACACTCGGCGGCACGCAGTCACTGCACACGAATGGCTACGACGAGGCGCTCGCGCTCCCGACCGCCGAAGCGGCCACGCTCGCGCTCCGCACGCAGCAGATCGTGGCGTATGAGAGCGGGATTGCCAGCACGGTCGATCCGCTTGCCGGCTCGTACTATGTGGAGTCGCTCACCAATGAGGTGGAGCGCCAGACGCTTGAGTTGCTCGCAAAAGTTGAGGAGCAGGGGGGCGCGGCCAAGGCTATTGAGTCGGGCTTCATGCAGGACGAAATCGGCCGCAGCGCCTACGCCCATCAGCTCGCGGTGGAAGCCGGGAGCCGAGTGATTGTGGGCGTGAACAAGTTTGCCGATGGTCAGTTACCGCCGATCATTCCGGCACCGGATTACTCGAGGCTCGAGGCCGAGCAGATTGCGCGAGTGCAAGGGGTGCGCGCGGGCCGGAGCGCTGAGAGTGTGCGGGTGGCGCTCGAGGCGCTGGAGTATGCGGTGACTCGCTCGGAGACCCTTTTGATGCCCCTCATCATCTCTGCGGTGCGCGCCCGTGCGACCGTAGGGGAAATCAGCGACACGCTCGAACGGAGCTGGGGCAGGTATCGGCCGGCGTAG
- the fbp gene encoding class 1 fructose-bisphosphatase produces MVHNTDTSVVTIERFIIEQEALHPHASGDLSGILRDLALAAKMIASKVRRAGLVDILGTAGSENVQGEMQQKLDLFAHETIFKAMDHGGRLCAMASEEVEHLIPIPEQFKRGKYVLLFDPLDGSSNIDVNVPVGTIFSVVRRVTKGDHGTIDDMLQPGRKQVAAGYVVYGSSTMFVYTTGQGVHGFTLDPSIGEFLLSHPDMKIPAHGRYLSVNDAYEQHWAEPVRALMRRYRGLDGKREAMNVRYIGSLVADFHRNLLGGGVFAYPVSAKSPSGKLRLLYECNPLALICEQAGGAAIDGVQRLLDVKPTELHQRSPLYIGSKADVDIALQMLAGTTNRHA; encoded by the coding sequence GTGGTCCACAACACCGACACCTCGGTTGTCACGATCGAGCGCTTCATTATTGAACAGGAAGCGCTACACCCGCACGCCTCGGGTGACCTCTCCGGCATTCTCCGCGATCTCGCGCTTGCCGCGAAAATGATTGCCAGTAAAGTGCGCCGAGCCGGCTTGGTCGACATCCTCGGTACCGCGGGTTCGGAGAATGTGCAGGGCGAGATGCAGCAGAAGCTCGACCTCTTTGCCCACGAGACCATTTTCAAGGCAATGGACCACGGGGGGCGCTTGTGCGCCATGGCGTCGGAGGAAGTCGAACACCTCATTCCGATTCCTGAGCAGTTCAAGCGTGGGAAGTATGTATTGCTCTTCGATCCGCTCGACGGCTCTTCGAACATTGACGTGAACGTGCCAGTCGGCACGATCTTCTCCGTGGTGCGCCGCGTCACCAAGGGCGACCATGGAACCATCGACGATATGCTGCAGCCAGGACGCAAGCAGGTCGCCGCAGGCTACGTCGTGTACGGGTCCAGCACCATGTTCGTGTATACCACGGGGCAGGGGGTGCACGGCTTCACGCTCGACCCGTCGATCGGCGAGTTTTTACTCTCGCATCCCGACATGAAAATCCCGGCGCACGGTCGGTACTTGTCCGTGAACGACGCGTACGAGCAGCACTGGGCCGAGCCGGTGCGTGCGCTCATGCGCCGCTACCGCGGACTCGACGGCAAGCGCGAGGCCATGAACGTGCGCTACATCGGTTCGCTCGTCGCCGATTTCCATCGCAACCTCCTGGGCGGCGGCGTATTCGCCTATCCGGTGAGCGCCAAGAGCCCATCCGGAAAACTACGTCTGCTGTATGAGTGCAATCCACTCGCGCTCATCTGCGAGCAGGCGGGGGGCGCCGCCATTGACGGCGTGCAACGTCTGCTCGACGTGAAGCCAACCGAACTGCACCAACGTTCGCCTCTATATATAGGAAGCAAGGCTGACGTGGACATCGCGCTCCAGATGCTCGCCGGAACCACAAATCGCCACGCGTAG